In a genomic window of Nostoc sp. UHCC 0870:
- a CDS encoding Uma2 family endonuclease translates to MSIPLVDQPTEEKLVTLKDVSWEQFKGIESHLLGNRSVRLSYLSGVLEIMSPIGEKHEKVKSTVGLLLEAYMRVLGIRFYRRGGFTLEEQGYASGTPDESYSIGKEREVPDIVIEVIVTSGTIDRKELFKPKKVPEVWFWKSNTIKIFRLTESDEYKEVDKSGFFPDLDPALLLHYINMPDQYDAVAEFEQTMRNS, encoded by the coding sequence ATGAGCATCCCACTTGTAGACCAGCCCACAGAAGAAAAATTGGTAACTCTCAAGGATGTTTCTTGGGAACAATTTAAAGGTATTGAGTCACATTTGTTAGGCAATCGCAGTGTCCGACTGTCATATTTGTCAGGAGTTTTAGAGATCATGTCCCCAATTGGAGAAAAACATGAAAAAGTGAAAAGTACCGTTGGCTTGCTGCTAGAAGCTTATATGAGAGTATTGGGTATCAGGTTTTATAGACGTGGTGGCTTCACTCTGGAAGAACAAGGGTACGCTTCTGGTACACCAGATGAGTCTTATAGCATCGGTAAAGAAAGAGAAGTTCCTGACATTGTGATTGAAGTTATTGTTACCAGTGGCACTATTGACAGGAAAGAGTTATTCAAACCCAAAAAAGTACCTGAAGTTTGGTTTTGGAAATCTAATACTATAAAAATCTTCCGTTTAACTGAGAGTGATGAGTACAAGGAAGTAGACAAAAGTGGGTTTTTTCCAGATTTAGACCCTGCTTTGCTGCTGCATTACATTAATATGCCTGACCAATATGATGCTGTGGCAGAATTTGAGCAAACCATGCGTAATTCGTAA
- a CDS encoding sodium:calcium antiporter: MLLFLQVLVCFILVILTGAKLSQSADILAEKSGLGRTWVGTILLAGVTSLPELATGISAIVIFNSPDLAVGGILGSCLFNLLILALLDIFTGPDPLLKQAQISHGLAASLGCVMLGIAAAGMFLAKTEINLTLGWVGIPSILLILLYFISARAISQFESRRRMEVLEEEEEIFQYEHITIQQAYRQFTLFAIAIVVLGIWLAFLGDRVAEVTGLEKSFIGAILLATATSLPEIAASVAAIRLDAVDLAVSNVFGSNLFNLAILGIYDFAYLPGSLWLTMSPVHIFTAIVAMVMTSVAIAGLIYHAVSRSRMYITLDGLTIIFLYIGGMYVVYRNLS, translated from the coding sequence ATGCTACTTTTCCTTCAAGTCCTTGTGTGCTTTATTTTAGTGATTCTGACAGGTGCAAAACTGTCACAGAGTGCCGATATCCTCGCAGAGAAAAGCGGACTAGGCCGGACTTGGGTTGGTACAATCCTGCTAGCAGGCGTGACATCCTTACCTGAATTAGCTACAGGGATAAGTGCCATTGTCATTTTCAATTCCCCCGATTTGGCTGTAGGTGGTATTTTGGGGAGTTGTTTGTTTAATTTGCTGATTTTAGCACTACTGGATATCTTTACAGGCCCCGATCCTTTACTCAAGCAAGCACAAATCAGTCACGGATTAGCAGCGAGTCTCGGCTGTGTGATGCTGGGTATAGCTGCGGCTGGAATGTTTTTAGCAAAAACGGAAATTAATTTAACTTTAGGATGGGTTGGCATTCCTAGCATTTTACTCATTTTGCTTTATTTTATTAGTGCTAGAGCCATTTCTCAATTTGAATCTAGACGACGTATGGAAGTGCTAGAGGAAGAAGAGGAGATTTTTCAATACGAACACATCACTATCCAGCAAGCCTATCGACAGTTCACTTTATTTGCAATTGCAATTGTAGTTTTAGGTATCTGGCTGGCCTTTTTAGGTGATCGAGTTGCTGAGGTGACTGGCTTAGAGAAGAGTTTTATCGGTGCGATTTTGTTAGCGACAGCAACATCTTTACCGGAAATTGCCGCATCTGTGGCAGCTATTCGATTGGATGCTGTTGATTTGGCAGTTTCTAACGTTTTTGGTTCTAATTTGTTTAACTTGGCGATTTTAGGTATTTACGATTTCGCCTATTTGCCGGGTAGTTTGTGGTTAACGATGAGTCCGGTACATATTTTCACAGCTATTGTAGCAATGGTTATGACCTCAGTGGCGATCGCAGGCTTAATTTACCATGCCGTCAGTCGCTCCCGGATGTACATCACCTTAGATGGACTAACGATCATCTTTCTCTACATTGGCGGAATGTATGTTGTTTACCGTAATTTATCGTAA